The following proteins are encoded in a genomic region of Halonatronomonas betaini:
- a CDS encoding complex I subunit 5 family protein, whose amino-acid sequence MLGVHPGILIMLVLLISAFISPVLDQFKFKKFSFLATFVSGIVFVLSVLVIFRVNSIGVEYYNFGGWTPDKGIEFVFSELEALILLLVSGMFFIIYLYNQKKIREEISEHLRGWYFTLAFMLQASLIGLILTNDLFNMFVFIEISALTTVAIISINENKDTVFASIKYLFLTAVGSSSVLFSTGLIYLLTGYLNMELAGMELMEVAGMYPAATSMAMLFMFFGLAMKSALFPLHIWLPDAYYSAPTISTAIMAGLVGKAYIVVFIKVFYRVLPLSFFEQTNMSEIAIVMAGMAIIIGSLFAISQTKIKRMLAYSSVAQIGYIFLGITLATESSITGGFLHIVNHSIIKTLLFLTVGVIIIYTGAENIVDFKGIGKKYPLTMGLFALSALAMIGIPPLNGFISKWTIAIGTIEAEKPLYLIIIILSSLLNAVYYLPIIIQAFFGGDDDLEYDWEFKRLGFKIILPMLTLGVLILIIGIFPAKPINYINRIVSILI is encoded by the coding sequence ATGTTAGGAGTCCATCCAGGTATTTTAATTATGCTGGTTTTATTGATATCGGCATTTATCAGCCCTGTTTTAGATCAATTTAAATTTAAAAAGTTTTCATTTTTGGCTACTTTTGTTTCGGGAATAGTATTTGTACTTTCAGTCTTAGTGATTTTTAGGGTTAATTCAATAGGAGTGGAGTATTATAATTTTGGAGGTTGGACTCCTGATAAAGGAATAGAATTTGTTTTTAGTGAATTAGAAGCTTTGATATTGTTGCTTGTATCAGGTATGTTTTTTATTATTTATTTATATAACCAGAAAAAGATAAGAGAAGAAATAAGCGAACATCTAAGAGGATGGTATTTTACACTGGCCTTTATGCTTCAAGCATCTTTAATTGGATTAATTTTAACAAATGACTTATTTAATATGTTTGTCTTTATTGAAATATCAGCTTTAACTACAGTTGCGATTATTTCTATAAATGAAAATAAAGATACAGTCTTTGCTAGTATTAAATATCTGTTTTTAACAGCTGTTGGTTCTTCTTCTGTTTTATTTTCTACCGGTTTAATATATTTATTAACAGGTTATTTGAATATGGAACTAGCCGGTATGGAGTTAATGGAAGTTGCTGGAATGTATCCGGCAGCAACCAGTATGGCTATGCTATTTATGTTTTTTGGCTTAGCAATGAAATCTGCTTTATTTCCATTGCATATCTGGCTTCCAGATGCTTATTACTCTGCCCCTACAATATCCACAGCTATTATGGCAGGTTTAGTTGGTAAGGCATATATAGTTGTTTTTATTAAAGTATTTTATAGAGTATTACCTTTAAGTTTCTTCGAGCAGACTAATATGTCTGAAATAGCTATAGTTATGGCTGGTATGGCTATTATAATTGGCTCATTATTTGCAATAAGCCAGACAAAAATCAAGAGGATGCTGGCTTATTCAAGTGTCGCTCAAATTGGTTATATATTTTTAGGAATAACTCTGGCTACTGAAAGTAGCATTACTGGTGGATTTTTACATATAGTAAATCACTCAATCATTAAAACATTATTATTTTTAACTGTTGGAGTTATAATCATATATACCGGGGCTGAGAATATTGTTGATTTTAAAGGTATAGGTAAAAAATATCCTCTAACTATGGGTTTATTTGCTCTGTCAGCCTTAGCGATGATTGGAATACCACCTTTAAATGGCTTTATTAGTAAATGGACAATTGCAATAGGAACTATTGAAGCTGAAAAACCTTTATATTTAATTATAATTATCTTAAGTTCATTGTTGAATGCTGTTTATTATTTACCTATAATAATTCAAGCATTTTTTGGAGGCGATGATGATTTAGAATATGACTGGGAATTTAAAAGGCTTGGTTTTAAAATCATTTTACCTATGTTAACATTAGGGGTCTTGATTTTAATTATTGGAATATTTCCGGCTAAGCCAATAAATTATATAAATAGGATAGTTTCTATTTTGATTTAG
- a CDS encoding sodium:proton antiporter translates to MYYFASIVLFLIGFYILLTHPNLIKKVIGLNVMDSAIFFFFVAVGFVADGGSPIVEGSQDALTVNPVPSGLMLTGIVVSVSVTAFALAIIIKVYQHYGTINVEEIYVVRSEREC, encoded by the coding sequence ATGTATTACTTTGCTTCTATTGTTTTGTTTTTAATTGGATTTTATATTCTGCTCACTCATCCAAATTTAATTAAGAAGGTTATTGGTTTAAATGTTATGGATAGTGCTATTTTCTTCTTTTTTGTTGCAGTCGGTTTTGTTGCTGATGGAGGTTCTCCAATTGTAGAGGGCAGTCAGGATGCTTTAACTGTGAATCCAGTACCCAGTGGTTTAATGCTGACAGGAATAGTTGTTTCTGTAAGTGTAACAGCATTTGCATTAGCAATTATTATTAAAGTGTATCAGCATTATGGCACAATAAATGTTGAAGAGATTTATGTTGTTAGGAGTGAAAGGGAATGTTAG
- a CDS encoding MnhB domain-containing protein has protein sequence MKFRDTIVSIITRFMLPFITLFGLYLIVHVHISPGGGFSGGTVVGAGFVLLSLTYGISMQERKFSHRTSTLIESGGALVYIFFGIVAFFYGQPFLSNLPIFPAGDPGRLFSGGFIAFLNIAIGVKVASTIVALFDSLGGEDLH, from the coding sequence ATGAAATTTAGGGATACAATTGTAAGCATTATAACAAGGTTTATGTTGCCATTTATAACTCTATTTGGACTTTATTTAATAGTACATGTTCATATATCTCCAGGTGGGGGTTTTTCTGGTGGAACTGTTGTCGGGGCAGGCTTTGTTTTATTATCATTAACCTATGGAATTTCAATGCAGGAAAGGAAATTCTCTCATAGAACTTCTACATTAATTGAGAGTGGTGGGGCATTAGTTTATATATTTTTTGGAATAGTTGCCTTTTTTTATGGGCAACCATTTTTAAGCAACTTGCCGATTTTTCCTGCTGGTGATCCTGGCAGATTATTTAGTGGTGGTTTTATAGCATTTTTAAATATTGCTATTGGAGTAAAGGTAGCAAGTACAATTGTTGCTTTATTCGATAGTCTTGGTGGTGAAGATTTACATTGA
- the mbhE gene encoding hydrogen gas-evolving membrane-bound hydrogenase subunit E: MKHLIAIVLLVTLGFGIYSVVMDMPTFGDPDNPGNKLSQTEIVNRAVEETGSQNVVSSIITDYRAFDTLLETTVLFAAIAGIFATLIDNNRESGDVKDEI; the protein is encoded by the coding sequence ATGAAGCATTTAATTGCTATTGTTTTATTAGTTACTTTAGGATTTGGAATATATTCAGTTGTAATGGATATGCCTACATTTGGTGATCCTGATAATCCAGGTAATAAGCTTTCACAAACTGAGATTGTAAATAGGGCTGTGGAAGAGACTGGTTCTCAAAATGTAGTTTCATCTATTATTACTGATTATCGTGCTTTTGATACATTATTAGAAACGACTGTATTATTTGCTGCTATAGCTGGAATTTTTGCAACTCTAATAGATAACAATAGAGAATCTGGAGATGTTAAGGATGAAATTTAG
- a CDS encoding hydrogenase subunit MbhD domain-containing protein, whose translation MINIFHFVLILTLIVVVISVAKIKDLLSAVILFAVYNLIMSLLWQQMRAPDVAITEAALGAGVTTVLLVAAISKTGRLEK comes from the coding sequence ATGATTAATATATTTCATTTTGTATTAATATTGACACTTATAGTTGTAGTTATATCTGTTGCTAAAATCAAGGATTTATTAAGTGCCGTTATATTATTTGCTGTATATAACTTAATTATGTCATTACTCTGGCAGCAGATGAGAGCGCCAGATGTTGCTATAACTGAAGCAGCTTTAGGAGCTGGCGTGACTACTGTTTTGCTTGTTGCTGCTATTAGTAAAACAGGGAGGCTGGAAAAATGA
- the mnhG gene encoding monovalent cation/H(+) antiporter subunit G — translation MIVIEVISYISIFTGVFFFAVGTIGLLRMPDVYTRMHASTKCDTLGVSLVMFGLILLNGISIFSLKLFVLVLFIWVTNPTASHAIALAAFETREISDSYVPFSREEENYD, via the coding sequence ATGATAGTTATTGAAGTGATCTCTTATATTTCTATTTTTACTGGTGTCTTTTTCTTTGCAGTTGGTACTATTGGATTATTAAGAATGCCTGACGTTTATACCAGAATGCATGCAAGTACTAAATGCGACACCCTTGGTGTTAGTCTGGTTATGTTTGGTTTAATCTTGTTAAATGGAATTTCGATATTTTCTTTAAAATTATTTGTTTTAGTTTTATTTATCTGGGTGACAAATCCAACTGCTTCTCATGCTATAGCGCTGGCAGCTTTTGAAACCAGGGAAATTTCTGATAGTTATGTTCCCTTTAGCAGGGAGGAAGAAAATTATGATTAA
- a CDS encoding monovalent cation/H+ antiporter complex subunit F: protein MTNNILIFASLLLSILIFLSLIRGIIGPSSLDRIIVINVIGTKTVSIMVLFAIIFSEYYFVDIALVYALISFIASISVAKYLEKGSVS, encoded by the coding sequence ATGACCAATAATATTTTGATATTTGCCAGCCTACTTTTAAGTATTTTAATATTTCTATCTTTAATTAGAGGGATTATAGGTCCATCATCATTGGATAGAATTATTGTTATTAATGTGATAGGAACTAAGACAGTTTCTATAATGGTGTTATTTGCAATTATATTTTCAGAGTATTACTTTGTTGATATTGCCCTGGTATATGCTTTAATTAGTTTTATTGCCAGTATTTCAGTTGCTAAGTACCTGGAAAAAGGAAGTGTTTCATGA
- a CDS encoding Na+/H+ antiporter subunit E, producing the protein MERVLLSLRRNIAVLGSYLQRKVRLRWAAALIIFWIILTGSFDWQQLFIGVLFSFLITTYWGHFMLSDIQAFLVTRKNILKLFHYFYRFLIEMVLANIDVAKIVLSPKMPIEPTFICIRLKPKKKISRVLYANTITLTPGTISVYMVDDELVIHALTSDAAHNVSGWYMEDLMCGIEEKGIDSYDQ; encoded by the coding sequence ATGGAGAGAGTACTGCTTTCTTTAAGAAGAAATATTGCAGTTTTAGGTAGTTATCTCCAGAGAAAAGTAAGACTAAGATGGGCTGCTGCTTTAATCATCTTCTGGATTATTTTAACAGGAAGTTTTGATTGGCAGCAGCTCTTTATTGGTGTTTTATTTTCTTTTTTGATAACTACATACTGGGGACATTTTATGTTAAGTGATATACAGGCATTTTTAGTGACTAGAAAAAATATTTTAAAATTATTTCATTATTTTTATAGATTTTTAATTGAGATGGTATTAGCAAATATTGATGTAGCTAAAATTGTACTATCGCCTAAAATGCCTATTGAACCTACTTTTATTTGCATTAGATTAAAGCCTAAAAAGAAAATAAGCAGGGTTCTGTATGCTAATACTATTACTCTGACTCCAGGGACTATAAGTGTTTATATGGTTGATGATGAATTAGTAATTCATGCATTGACAAGTGATGCTGCCCACAATGTATCTGGATGGTATATGGAGGATTTAATGTGTGGGATAGAAGAAAAGGGGATTGATAGTTATGACCAATAA
- a CDS encoding Rnf-Nqr domain containing protein produces MNETFGLFLENILPVNLVLIYSLGVLVSLVETDRVRPSLVKGVKFAFAILFAGIFGWVIVDSIGIEFEFLAAWVFFLVSLGAIIVLQYLGELKGDYYGMPKLFIFMPALLGFQWIILERNLVFTEMMVTAFANAIGFYIAFVLIATLKEQMRISEASDIFKLAPAILIGLGIAAMGVSGFLFLY; encoded by the coding sequence ATGAATGAAACATTTGGTTTATTTCTTGAGAATATTTTGCCTGTAAATTTAGTATTAATATATTCTTTAGGTGTTTTAGTCTCTCTTGTGGAAACAGATAGAGTTAGACCATCTCTGGTAAAAGGAGTAAAATTTGCTTTTGCAATCTTATTTGCAGGTATTTTTGGATGGGTTATTGTAGATTCGATAGGAATTGAATTTGAATTCCTTGCTGCCTGGGTGTTTTTCCTGGTTTCTTTAGGAGCTATAATTGTTTTACAATATCTTGGAGAGCTTAAAGGTGACTACTATGGAATGCCTAAATTATTTATCTTTATGCCAGCTTTATTAGGGTTTCAATGGATTATTTTAGAAAGGAACCTTGTTTTTACTGAAATGATGGTTACTGCATTTGCCAATGCAATTGGATTCTATATTGCGTTTGTTCTTATTGCTACATTAAAAGAACAGATGAGGATTTCTGAAGCAAGTGATATATTTAAGCTGGCTCCTGCTATTTTAATTGGATTAGGAATAGCAGCTATGGGAGTTTCTGGGTTTTTATTCTTATATTAG
- a CDS encoding Rnf-Nqr domain containing protein produces MPKFNNIFEQVVLLGLLPILGGSRNIQTAVVVTVVLILISLISRAVSKLVNVELLADAHWIVYSAFGVSFSYIAYLLTAYLYPGVYQHSGLYILLIGVTPLTYYGCKDNVSLSQLWKRINIFFITIIAVAFLRELFGFGSILGYELYDIGFAPLSALGGSAGGFIFLGVVWILFRLLLSLDKVDANLFALEGGESNE; encoded by the coding sequence ATGCCTAAATTTAATAATATATTTGAGCAGGTCGTTTTATTAGGCCTGCTCCCCATTCTGGGAGGAAGCAGAAATATTCAAACAGCAGTTGTTGTTACAGTTGTTTTAATATTAATTTCTTTAATTTCAAGAGCTGTTTCAAAGCTAGTAAATGTGGAGTTATTGGCTGATGCCCATTGGATTGTTTATTCAGCCTTTGGTGTATCTTTTAGTTATATAGCTTATTTGCTAACTGCTTATTTATATCCAGGAGTGTATCAACATTCTGGATTATATATTCTCTTAATAGGTGTTACACCACTAACATATTATGGTTGCAAGGATAATGTATCTTTGTCTCAGCTATGGAAAAGAATAAATATATTCTTTATAACTATAATAGCAGTTGCATTTCTAAGAGAACTATTTGGTTTTGGATCTATTTTAGGTTATGAATTGTATGATATTGGCTTTGCTCCCTTAAGTGCACTTGGAGGTTCTGCAGGTGGATTTATTTTCCTTGGAGTCGTCTGGATCTTATTTAGATTGTTATTGAGTTTAGATAAAGTTGATGCAAATTTATTTGCATTAGAAGGGGGCGAAAGTAATGAATGA